Part of the Pseudomonas abietaniphila genome is shown below.
GCCAACGATGTTCTGCAGGCCAAGCCTGAAGCCGCCGGTGTCGACACCGCGCGCCTGATCCTCAACACCACTTTCGGCCTGCTGGGCTTCTTCGACGTGGGCACCAAGATGGGCCTGCAACGCAACGACGAAGATTTCGGTCAGACCCTCGGTCACTGGGGTGTTGAAAGCGGCCCGTTCGTCATGCTGCCATTCTTCGGCCCGAGCACCGTGCGTGACGCATTCGCCAAGTACCCTGACACCTACACCCAGCCGTATCGCTACATCGACCACGTGCCAACCCGCAACACGGCTTTTGGCGTGAGCGTTGTAGATACCCGCGCCAGCCTGTTGTCGGCCGAGAAGCTGATCAACGGCGACAAATACATCTTCATTCGTAACGCCTACCTGCAGAACCGTGAGTTCAAGGTGAAAGACGGCAAGGTCGTCGACGATTTTTAATCGCCCTGCAATTCGCGTGAAGATGCAAAAAAGGCGACCTTCGGGTCGCCTTTTCTTTTTCGGAATTTTTCGAAAATGTGAAGTAGTTCCGAAGTGCCATCACTTCATGGTCAGGATGGTCAGTCCCAGTTTTTGCTCGCCACCGTCGATGTCGGCGATCCAGACAACCTCGGTGTCGGCTTCCAGGCCCTTGAGCGCTGCATGATCGGACTCGATGCGAACGCTGATCCTGTCACCGACCTTGAACGAGCGCGGGGCCTGTATCTGCATGCCTGAGCTGGATAAATCCACGCACACCGCAGGGATGATCTGACCCGCATAGATCAGGCTGATGTCCGCGTCGACACGCATGCGGATGTAATCTCGTTTCTCTGCATAGTCGCGATCAATCTGGCCCATGGCGCATCCTTCGTTTTCGTTGCTGATTTAAAGGTTCTTATAACTCCCGGCGATTTGCGATGTAAAGACGCTGGCCGACCGCTGGAGCGAGCTTGAAACGCCCGGCGGATGGGAGTACCGTCTGCGCCTTGAAGGGCACCTCTGACACGTGAAGCGTTTGACCAAAAGTCCGCTCCCTGACTCCAGAGAGGCTAGAAGCGAATCCAGTATGCGGGCTGACAGAATCCGACCGCGTACGCCAACCTAATCTGGCGCCGTTTGCCCACATGCAAAAAACCAGTGCCACGCTGCTGATTATCGATGACGACGAAGTAGTGCGCGCGAGCCTCGCGGCCTATTTGGAAGACAGTGGGTTCAGCGTCCTGCAAGCCAGCAACGGCATGCAGGGTCTACAGACCTTCGAGCAAAAAAAGCCTGATCTCGTGATCTGCGATTTGCGCATGCCTCAAGTGGGCGGCCTTGAGCTGATTCGCCAGGTGACCAGTCTCGCTCCGGAAACCCCGGTCATCGTGGTGTCGGGTGCGGGCGTGATGAGCGATGCCGTCGAAGCGTTGCGCCTGGGCGCGGCCGATTACCTGATCAAGCCCCTCGAAGACCTTGCAGTGCTTGAGCACTCGGTCCGACGGGCGCTGGATCGGGCGCGCTTGCTGCAAGAGAACAAGCTGTATCGTCAGAAGCTCGAGACCGCCAACCGCGAGCTCGAAGCCAGCCTGCACTTGCTGCAGGAAGATCAGGATGCGGGCCGTCAGGTTCAGATGAACATGCTGCCGACGAGTCCCTGGGCCATCGACTCGTTCGAATTCGAACACGAAATCATTCCGTCGCTGTACCTCTCCGGCGATTTCGTCGATTACTTCCGGGTCGACGACCGTCGTGTGGCGTTCTACCTGGCCGATGTGTCGGGCCATGGTGCTTCCTCGGCCTTCATCACCGTGCTGCTGAAATTCATGACCACGCGCTTGCTGTTCGAGTCCAAGCGCGGTGGCACGTTACCGAAATTCAAGCCTTCCGAGGTCCTCGGCCATATCAACCGCGGTCTGATCAGCTGTAAGCTGGGCAAACACGTGACGATGGTCGGTGGCGTGATCGACGAAGAAACCGGGCAATTGACCTACAGCGTGGGCGGTCATTTGCCGCTTCCGGTGCTGTACACGCCGACCGAGACGCGTTATCTCGAAGGGCGTGGTCTGCCGGTGGGGTTGTTCAACGAGGCGACGTATTCAGACCATGTGCTGGATCTGCCTGAGTCCTTTAGTCTGACCCTGCTGTCTGATGGCATTCTGGATCTTTTGCCAGGTGATACACTCAAAGAGAAAGAAGCCAACTTACCTGAATTGGTGAAGTCGGCGGGCGGCAGCCTGGATGGCCTGCGTCGTAAGTTTGGATTGGCCACACTCGGGGAGATGCCGGATGATATCGCCTTGTTAGTGTTGAGCAGGAACCTTTAATGAGTACCGGTAGAATCCAGTTTGCCGAGCAAGATGGCACCTTTGTCCTGAAGTTTGTGGGTGAAGTGCGTTTGACTCTCTGCTCGGCGTTGGATGCGACGATTGAGCGGATCTTCACCTCCATGAATTTTTCGACCGTGGTGATCGATCTGACCGAAACCCGCAGCATTGACAGCACAACGCTCGGCCTGTTGGCCAAGTTGTCCATTCTGTCGCGGCAGAAAGCGGGCCTGCTGCCCACTGTCGTGACCACTCACGAAGACATCACGCGCCTGTTGCAATCGATGGGCTTCGATCAGGTGTTCAACATCGTGGGTCGCCCGATCCCCCGTCCCGAGACGCTGAGCGACCTGCCGTCGCAGGATCAGTGTGAAGACGTGGTAAAGGCCAAGGTCCTAGAAGCGCACAAGATCCTGATGGGCCTCAACGACTCCAATCGCGAAGCGTTTCGCGATCTGGTGAATGCGCTGGAGCATCAGTAGAGCTCCTCTTCTGGCTCTGGCTGAGGCCAGATCGGTTTCGCTTCAGCAAGTGACTTTTAAAAGCCGGGAAGCGGACTTACCAGAAGTGACCGATGTCGCTTGCCCTTATTTTTGATCGTTCTCACTGACAGTGTCAGACAGACCGCGTATGCAGGATTTGCTGCCGGTTCCCGGCAGATCGTCGGCAAGCCAAACTCCTACGCCCTCCGGGCAGAAGCAAGACAGTGCGCAGGTCCAAACTCTGCGTTTGAATGCCCGTCAGTACGTTTCGTGCCCCCCATGTCGCAGAGCGTCAGGCGCTGCTCTACCACGCGGAGCGTGGGAACGATCAAGTGCGTAAGCTCGCTTTGTTGTTGATCTTCATACCGCAGCAGTCCAGACACCACCAAGTGCGACTTGGGTGCAGGCTGAACGCAGGCGGCGCTCCGTGGGACGAGCGGCATGGATGCCGCGAGAGCGCCGCTAGGGCATGGATGCCCGTTCGGCGCGGGCCCACGGAGCGTCGCCGAAGTGAGGGTACCCGACGAAGTCGGGCCCAACCAGGAGCCAGGACACTTGGTTGCTTGGTGTCCTTTCAAGTAACCCGCCGAAGGCGGAACGCTTCTGCCGTTAGGCAGAACCTGGAACAGTCACCTTCAATCCATCAGGCATTTACAAAAGCCCAAGCCCGACTGACACCATTCCCCAGACATAAAAAAGGGCAGCATCCCCACGGATGCCGCCCTTTTTAAATAAGCCCGACGTATTACGCCTTGGCGCGCAACAACGCCTCGAGCTTCTCCTGATCGCGAGCAAACTGACGAATGCCCTCGGCCAGCTTCTCGGTCGCCATCGCATCCTCGT
Proteins encoded:
- a CDS encoding PilZ domain-containing protein; this translates as MGQIDRDYAEKRDYIRMRVDADISLIYAGQIIPAVCVDLSSSGMQIQAPRSFKVGDRISVRIESDHAALKGLEADTEVVWIADIDGGEQKLGLTILTMK
- the rssC gene encoding anti-sigma factor antagonist RssC, which codes for MSTGRIQFAEQDGTFVLKFVGEVRLTLCSALDATIERIFTSMNFSTVVIDLTETRSIDSTTLGLLAKLSILSRQKAGLLPTVVTTHEDITRLLQSMGFDQVFNIVGRPIPRPETLSDLPSQDQCEDVVKAKVLEAHKILMGLNDSNREAFRDLVNALEHQ
- a CDS encoding MlaA family lipoprotein encodes the protein MPVTGAGFINRLARTCFWAGLALVPMAAHAAEDDPWEGVNRAIFRFNDTVDTYALKPIAQGYEFITPQFLEDGIHNMFKNIGEVTNFANDVLQAKPEAAGVDTARLILNTTFGLLGFFDVGTKMGLQRNDEDFGQTLGHWGVESGPFVMLPFFGPSTVRDAFAKYPDTYTQPYRYIDHVPTRNTAFGVSVVDTRASLLSAEKLINGDKYIFIRNAYLQNREFKVKDGKVVDDF
- the rssB gene encoding two-component system response regulator RssB — its product is MQKTSATLLIIDDDEVVRASLAAYLEDSGFSVLQASNGMQGLQTFEQKKPDLVICDLRMPQVGGLELIRQVTSLAPETPVIVVSGAGVMSDAVEALRLGAADYLIKPLEDLAVLEHSVRRALDRARLLQENKLYRQKLETANRELEASLHLLQEDQDAGRQVQMNMLPTSPWAIDSFEFEHEIIPSLYLSGDFVDYFRVDDRRVAFYLADVSGHGASSAFITVLLKFMTTRLLFESKRGGTLPKFKPSEVLGHINRGLISCKLGKHVTMVGGVIDEETGQLTYSVGGHLPLPVLYTPTETRYLEGRGLPVGLFNEATYSDHVLDLPESFSLTLLSDGILDLLPGDTLKEKEANLPELVKSAGGSLDGLRRKFGLATLGEMPDDIALLVLSRNL